A window of the Hordeum vulgare subsp. vulgare chromosome 5H, MorexV3_pseudomolecules_assembly, whole genome shotgun sequence genome harbors these coding sequences:
- the LOC123399697 gene encoding membrane protein PM19L-like, with product MAGVGRNMVAPLLVLNLIMYIIVIGFASWNLNHFINGLTNRPGVGGNGATFYFLVFAILAGVVGAASKLAGVHHVRTWRGDSLATSASSSLVAWAITALAFGLACKEVHIGGYRGWRLRVLEAFVIILAFTQLLYVLALHSGLFGNQFGDHAGGGGYPAEHGGYGAGDPHNKGMATGGVARV from the coding sequence ATGGCGGGCGTCGGTCGCAACATGGTGGCGCCGCTGCTGGTGCTGAACCTCATCATGTACATCATCGTCATCGGGTTCGCGAGCTGGAACCTCAACCACTTCATCAACGGCCTCACCAACCGCCCCGGCGTCGGCGGCAACGGCGCCACCTTCTACTTCCTCGTCTTCGCCATCCTGGCCGGCGTCGTCGGCGCCGCGTCCAAGCTCGCCGGCGTGCACCACGTCCGCACCTGGCGCGGCGACAGCCTCGCCACCTCCGCGTCCTCTTCGCTGGTGGCCTGGGCCATCACCGCATTGGCGTTCGGGCTGGCGTGCAAGGAGGTCCACATCGGCGGCTACCGCGGGTGGCGGCTCCGCGTGCTGGAGGCGTTCGTCATCATCCTCGCCTTCACGCAGCTGCTCTACgtgcttgctctccactccgGGCTCTTCGGGAACCAGTTCGGTGACCATGCTGGCGGTGGTGGGTATCCGGCGGAGCACGGCGGATATGGCGCCGGCGACCCGCACAACAAGGGCATGGCCACCGGCGGCGTCGCCAGGGTCTGA
- the LOC123399699 gene encoding membrane protein PM19L-like produces MAGVGRNMVAPLLVLNLIMYVIVIGFASWNLNHFINGLTNRPGVGGNGATFYFLVFAILAGVVGAASKLAGVHHVRTWRGDSLATSASSSLVAWAITALAFGLACKEIHIGGYRGWRLRVLEAFVIILAFTQLLYVLALHSGLFGNQFGDHAGGGGYPAEHGGYGAGDPHKKGMGTGGAARV; encoded by the coding sequence ATGGCGGGCGTCGGTCGTAACATGGTGGCGCCGCTGCTGGTGCTGAACCTCATCATGTACGTCATCGTCATCGGGTTCGCGAGCTGGAACCTCAACCACTTCATCAACGGCCTCACCAACCGCCCCGGCGTCGGCGGCAACGGCGCCACCTTCTACTTCCTCGTCTTCGCCATCCTCGCCGGGGTCGTCGGCGCAGCATCCAAGCTCGCCGGCGTGCACCACGTGCGCACCTGGCGCGGCGACAGCCTCGCCACCTCCGCGTCCTCTTCGCTGGTGGCCTGGGCCATCACCGCATTGGCGTTCGGGCTGGCGTGCAAGGAGATCCACATCGGCGGATACCGTGGGTGGCGTCTCAGGGTGCTGGAGGCGTTTGTCATCATCCTCGCCTTCACGCAGCTGCTCTACgtgcttgctctccactccgGGCTCTTCGGAAACCAGTTCGGTGACCATGCTGGCGGTGGTGGGTATCCGGCGGAGCACGGAGGATATGGCGCCGGCGACCCGCATAAAAAGGGCATGGGCACCGGCGGCGCGGCCAGGGTCTAA